From the Nodularia sp. NIES-3585 genome, one window contains:
- a CDS encoding polysaccharide biosynthesis tyrosine autokinase: MNNQDNKPSNQGHNSNYITPFFQNQNIMGSEEPGDEWDYKQLMDLLKRRMVIILGVATTVMTGVVVNLLLNPKPLEYESRFQMLIEPVNYNNNVSGLINEISPLRSSNQSTLDYESQILVLKSPDLINNSIKQLQPIYPYINYNYLSNSLNIARLGQTKILEVRYRSQDPRESKQVLEQISQDYLEYSKEKRQTALGQGLQYINRELPSLQNRVDQVQRELQIFQQRYNFISPESLASQIAGQTVNFTQQQQELDLQLAKARANYAFLQSEEGKTAMLDKYPVYQELNTELRQLVLQLATTSTLLQDENPNIITLKEKRDNLIPIIQEESERYIRTLRAEAASVLKSLEVNKQELERNQQILQQQSTQLPELIRQHTEIQRRLQIATGSLNRFLSSRENLQIQNSQTEIGWQLIEAPNQPTNPVVSSGVIRDIIIGLVASIFLGIGAALLMEKLDRTYHNALSIKERVKIPLLGDIPFNRQLQSDQPRIIKSQNAILQLSDSLPETITEVNSVTEQYYNKYSTNFVEAVRMLYTNIQLLNSDSQIKSITITSPMQGDGKSTIAFNLAQIATDMGRRVLLVDADMRRPRIHTLSNLNNLWGLSNLISSNLPVEQVMKRLPSMNELSIITSGPVPPDCAKLLSSDKMKRLMADFYNSFDLVIYDVPPLVGLADTTLVASETDGLLVVARIDKTDRSVLDRVVADLKIAPINLLGIVANGQKHNLNSYYDSVV, encoded by the coding sequence ATGAATAACCAAGATAACAAGCCTTCAAACCAGGGACATAATAGCAACTACATAACGCCATTTTTTCAAAATCAAAATATTATGGGCAGTGAAGAGCCAGGTGATGAATGGGACTATAAACAATTGATGGATTTGTTGAAACGCCGAATGGTAATCATTCTAGGGGTAGCAACAACTGTGATGACAGGTGTAGTGGTCAACTTGTTATTAAATCCCAAACCACTAGAATATGAAAGCAGGTTTCAGATGCTGATTGAGCCTGTAAACTATAATAATAATGTAAGTGGTCTGATCAATGAAATTAGCCCATTGAGGTCATCTAATCAATCTACTTTAGATTATGAAAGTCAAATTCTAGTCCTCAAGAGTCCTGACCTGATTAATAATAGTATTAAGCAGTTACAACCTATTTATCCATACATTAACTATAACTATCTGAGCAATTCTTTGAACATAGCTCGTTTAGGTCAAACAAAAATTCTAGAAGTGCGTTATCGTAGTCAAGACCCACGGGAATCGAAACAAGTATTAGAGCAAATTTCTCAAGACTATTTAGAATACAGCAAGGAGAAACGGCAAACTGCGCTAGGTCAAGGATTGCAATACATTAATAGAGAATTGCCATCTCTCCAAAATCGAGTAGATCAGGTTCAGAGAGAATTGCAAATTTTTCAACAAAGATATAATTTCATTAGCCCAGAATCCCTTGCTAGTCAAATTGCTGGACAAACTGTTAACTTCACTCAACAACAGCAAGAACTGGATCTCCAGCTAGCGAAAGCTCGTGCCAATTATGCTTTCTTACAAAGTGAAGAAGGTAAAACAGCAATGTTGGATAAGTATCCTGTATATCAAGAGTTAAATACTGAATTGCGTCAATTAGTTCTTCAACTTGCCACTACATCAACTCTTTTACAGGACGAAAACCCTAACATTATCACATTAAAGGAAAAACGGGATAACCTGATACCAATAATACAGGAAGAATCGGAACGATATATACGAACCCTGCGAGCAGAAGCAGCTTCTGTACTTAAGTCTTTGGAGGTTAACAAACAAGAACTGGAAAGAAACCAGCAAATCTTGCAACAACAAAGCACACAATTACCGGAATTAATTAGACAACATACCGAAATTCAGCGTAGATTACAAATTGCTACTGGAAGTCTGAATCGTTTTTTATCTAGTCGCGAAAATTTGCAAATTCAAAATTCTCAGACAGAAATAGGTTGGCAATTAATTGAAGCACCCAATCAGCCAACAAATCCTGTTGTGTCTTCAGGTGTCATACGTGATATAATTATAGGACTAGTTGCGAGTATTTTCTTGGGTATTGGTGCAGCGTTACTAATGGAAAAACTTGATCGTACCTATCATAATGCCTTGAGTATCAAAGAAAGGGTAAAAATTCCTTTATTAGGCGATATTCCCTTCAATAGGCAATTGCAAAGTGATCAACCCCGAATAATTAAATCACAAAATGCGATCCTTCAGTTGTCAGATTCACTTCCTGAAACTATTACCGAGGTAAATAGTGTAACAGAACAGTACTATAACAAGTATTCCACAAACTTTGTTGAAGCTGTACGAATGCTTTATACAAATATTCAGTTGTTAAATTCTGATAGTCAAATAAAATCTATTACTATTACTTCACCTATGCAAGGTGACGGAAAATCTACAATTGCTTTTAATCTAGCTCAAATAGCTACAGATATGGGGCGACGAGTGTTACTTGTAGATGCAGATATGCGCCGACCCAGAATTCATACCTTATCAAATTTAAATAATCTATGGGGATTGAGTAATTTAATTAGTTCAAATTTGCCTGTTGAGCAAGTAATGAAAAGACTACCTTCTATGAACGAATTATCTATAATTACTTCTGGTCCTGTACCACCTGATTGTGCAAAGTTGCTCTCATCTGACAAAATGAAGCGACTGATGGCAGATTTCTATAACAGCTTTGACTTGGTTATTTATGATGTTCCTCCTCTGGTTGGACTAGCTGATACTACTTTGGTAGCTTCCGAAACAGACGGTCTTTTGGTGGTAGCAAGGATAGATAAAACTGATCGTTCTGTGTTGGACAGGGTAGTAGCTGACTTGAAAATAGCTCCTATTAATCTTTTAGGTATAGTTGCTAATGGGCAGAAGCATAATTTAAACAGTTATTATGATTCAGTAGTGTGA
- the cysC gene encoding adenylyl-sulfate kinase codes for MKDIGATIWFTGLSGSGKSTISAEVAKILRKRGLKVEVLDGDIVRQNLTKDLGFSRADRDENIRRIGFVAQLLTRNGVIVLVSAISPYGDVRQEVRQKIGNNFIEVYVNAPLATCEERDVKGLYKRARQGEIKFFTGIDDPYEPPLKAEVECLTGQEDIEQSVAKVIEQFDVLCSNLAVSSACL; via the coding sequence ATGAAAGATATTGGAGCAACCATTTGGTTTACAGGACTGAGTGGTTCTGGTAAAAGCACTATCAGCGCTGAAGTCGCGAAAATCTTACGTAAGCGTGGACTCAAAGTTGAGGTTTTAGATGGAGATATAGTGCGCCAAAATCTCACCAAAGATTTAGGCTTTAGTAGGGCAGATAGAGATGAAAACATTCGCAGAATTGGTTTTGTTGCCCAGTTATTAACTCGAAATGGTGTGATAGTATTAGTTTCTGCTATTTCCCCCTATGGGGATGTGCGGCAAGAGGTACGCCAAAAAATTGGTAATAATTTTATTGAAGTATATGTGAATGCGCCCTTGGCTACTTGTGAAGAGCGTGATGTTAAAGGCTTGTATAAACGAGCGCGTCAAGGTGAAATTAAGTTTTTCACAGGTATTGATGATCCTTATGAACCTCCTTTAAAAGCAGAAGTTGAATGTTTAACTGGTCAAGAAGATATTGAACAAAGTGTGGCAAAAGTAATAGAGCAATTCGATGTTTTATGTAGCAATTTAGCTGTATCTTCTGCTTGTTTATAA
- a CDS encoding polysaccharide ABC transporter ATP-binding protein gives MTLLTSDQDTFEQPQNDEVVLSVKNVSKRFCRDLKRSLFYGIQDIAGEVLGSSRSSVSLRKSEFWALKDVSLELRRGEALGLVGANGAGKTTLLKVISGLIKPDHGSVEVNGRVAPLIALGAGFNPILTGRENIYVNMSILGLSKEEIDERFDQVVEFAEIGEAIDAPVQSYSSGMAARLGFASAIHTEPDILLIDEVLAVGDAKFRSKCTRKLTELRQKGTAFIFVSHNSMAIMAVATSAIYLCRGNLLFSGSTETVIRKYEEDLFLDGVEVTQGGMYFKQRTESQSSGIDITSLCFQDSQGKTLDFITSGEPASFCSKLRVHRYIEDISLRIEVREVGGDNDTVLFLSGLMDGKSFDAHPGKCEILIDMPYVGFKPGIYTANINVRQGKHFMFDTIESYKFIVKGDANMSKCNFYQPRSWHFKALY, from the coding sequence ATGACTTTGCTGACATCTGATCAAGACACTTTTGAACAACCACAAAATGACGAAGTTGTTTTATCAGTGAAGAATGTATCTAAGCGGTTTTGTCGAGATTTGAAGCGATCGCTGTTTTATGGGATACAAGATATAGCGGGTGAAGTGTTGGGATCAAGTAGAAGTAGTGTCTCGCTGCGGAAGAGCGAGTTTTGGGCGCTGAAGGATGTCAGCCTAGAATTGCGCCGTGGGGAAGCTTTAGGATTAGTTGGGGCAAATGGGGCCGGGAAGACGACGCTGCTAAAGGTTATTAGTGGTTTGATTAAGCCGGATCATGGTTCGGTAGAGGTTAATGGACGAGTTGCGCCGTTGATTGCTTTGGGGGCTGGGTTTAATCCGATTTTGACGGGAAGGGAAAATATTTATGTCAATATGTCGATTTTGGGGCTTTCTAAAGAAGAGATTGATGAACGGTTTGATCAGGTTGTAGAGTTTGCCGAGATTGGGGAAGCAATTGATGCCCCAGTACAGAGTTATAGTTCTGGGATGGCGGCTAGGTTGGGGTTTGCAAGTGCAATTCATACAGAGCCAGATATTTTATTGATTGATGAAGTGCTAGCGGTTGGTGATGCCAAATTCAGAAGCAAGTGCACACGTAAACTGACTGAGCTTCGCCAGAAAGGGACAGCTTTTATCTTTGTGAGTCATAATTCTATGGCAATTATGGCAGTTGCCACTTCTGCTATTTATTTGTGTCGCGGTAACTTATTATTCTCTGGCAGTACAGAAACAGTTATTAGAAAGTATGAGGAAGATTTATTTCTAGATGGTGTAGAAGTTACTCAAGGAGGAATGTATTTCAAACAAAGAACAGAATCTCAAAGTTCTGGCATAGATATCACTTCTCTTTGTTTCCAGGATTCACAAGGGAAAACACTAGATTTTATTACTAGCGGTGAACCTGCTAGTTTTTGTTCTAAGCTTAGGGTACATCGGTACATCGAAGATATCAGCTTACGGATAGAAGTTCGTGAAGTAGGTGGAGACAATGACACGGTTTTATTTCTAAGTGGGCTAATGGATGGAAAAAGTTTTGATGCTCACCCAGGAAAATGTGAGATATTAATTGATATGCCATATGTGGGTTTTAAACCAGGAATTTATACAGCAAATATTAATGTCAGACAAGGTAAGCATTTTATGTTTGACACCATTGAATCCTATAAATTTATAGTCAAAGGAGATGCAAATATGAGTAAATGCAACTTTTATCAACCTCGCTCATGGCATTTTAAAGCCTTATATTAA
- a CDS encoding ABC transporter permease → MRKPNTISTRVIYTSESRIRHPLQLFREMGRDLLASRELAWRLLVRDISAQYRQSLFGVLWAFLPPIITAGGLLVARNAGAVNIGDTDIPYPAYVMFSMALWQTFVESLNSPIAAVNTAKPMLAKINFPKEAIILAKLGEVFFNFGIKLILILGLFIWFQIPVTWNLLLAPVALIHLVILGTGIGLLLAPIGALYGDIAKAIPLIVSPWLLLTPVIYPTPKEGLFATIVNLNPVTPLLVTTRDLATSGLVTNPAGFWVVSGLAFGLLLVAWVWYRLAIPFVVERMSS, encoded by the coding sequence GTGAGGAAACCCAATACAATCTCTACTAGAGTTATTTATACATCAGAGAGCCGAATTCGCCACCCGTTGCAATTATTTAGAGAGATGGGGCGCGATTTGTTGGCATCAAGAGAACTAGCATGGCGATTATTGGTCAGAGATATTAGCGCTCAATATCGACAATCTCTGTTTGGGGTATTGTGGGCATTTTTACCACCTATTATTACGGCGGGTGGGTTGCTTGTAGCTAGAAATGCTGGGGCTGTCAATATTGGAGATACAGATATTCCCTATCCGGCTTATGTGATGTTTAGCATGGCATTATGGCAGACTTTTGTAGAATCATTAAATTCTCCGATTGCAGCTGTGAATACAGCAAAACCAATGCTGGCAAAAATTAACTTCCCTAAAGAAGCGATTATATTAGCAAAGTTGGGGGAAGTATTTTTTAACTTTGGTATTAAATTAATTTTGATTTTGGGTTTGTTTATTTGGTTCCAGATTCCGGTGACTTGGAATTTATTGCTTGCGCCAGTGGCTTTGATTCACTTGGTCATATTAGGTACTGGAATTGGTTTGTTGTTGGCTCCTATTGGGGCTTTATATGGAGATATCGCCAAAGCTATACCGTTAATTGTGTCTCCTTGGTTGTTGTTGACTCCTGTGATTTATCCGACTCCTAAAGAGGGATTGTTTGCTACTATTGTTAATTTAAATCCGGTGACACCTTTGTTGGTGACTACACGAGATTTAGCAACAAGTGGATTAGTGACTAACCCTGCTGGTTTTTGGGTTGTTAGTGGTTTGGCGTTTGGGTTGTTGTTAGTGGCTTGGGTATGGTATCGCTTGGCAATTCCGTTTGTTGTGGAGCGGATGAGTTCGTAA
- a CDS encoding glycosyltransferase family 4 protein: MKLNKWINQKVISPSIAIESASEYEDSLEVQQSIKLSVVTQYFPPDYAATGQLIEELVKQLEQQGVNIEVFTSQPGYAFSLSKAPCLESVDRLKIQRSRSAQLFPGRIRGKLANGVLYTLRTLIYLLPACRRNDVLLVTTAPPFLPIVGYIANLLFKFPYVCIIYDLYPDIVISLGVVSKNHWVAKLWLAINQRVWLKSKGIVVLSPEMKQRVLEHCPQVAHKISVIHSWANHEFIIPIAKEENWFAWKHNLVNKFTVLYSGNMGRCHDIDTFLKAAIELQNEPVQFVCIGGGAKREELIAQVNELGLNNFTFLPYQDKKDLPYSLTSGDLSLVSINPSSESLVLPSKLYSALASGRPLAVVCSPNSSLRELIEEAKCGAAFDHGDGHGLAEFILLLQRNQQIRKQMGKAARQYLQSNFTPKIIAQQYLDVLRQALTMKKI; the protein is encoded by the coding sequence ATGAAACTCAACAAATGGATTAATCAAAAGGTAATATCGCCATCCATTGCTATTGAATCGGCATCTGAATATGAAGATTCTCTCGAAGTTCAGCAATCAATTAAGTTATCTGTTGTTACGCAGTATTTTCCTCCTGACTATGCGGCTACAGGACAATTGATAGAGGAACTCGTAAAGCAGTTAGAGCAGCAAGGGGTAAATATTGAAGTTTTTACCAGTCAGCCTGGATATGCCTTTAGCTTAAGTAAGGCACCATGTTTAGAAAGTGTGGATCGACTTAAGATCCAGCGATCGCGTAGCGCTCAACTATTTCCAGGAAGAATTCGTGGTAAACTTGCCAACGGTGTCTTATATACCTTACGTACTTTAATATATTTGTTGCCCGCTTGTCGGCGTAATGATGTATTATTAGTAACCACAGCCCCACCATTTTTGCCAATTGTGGGTTACATAGCCAATTTGCTCTTCAAATTTCCCTATGTCTGCATAATATATGATCTCTATCCAGATATCGTAATCTCGTTGGGCGTAGTCTCTAAAAATCACTGGGTAGCAAAACTCTGGCTGGCGATTAATCAGCGAGTTTGGCTCAAGTCTAAAGGGATTGTAGTTCTTAGCCCTGAGATGAAACAACGGGTTTTAGAACATTGTCCACAAGTGGCACATAAAATTTCTGTCATTCATAGCTGGGCTAACCATGAATTCATTATACCCATTGCCAAAGAAGAAAACTGGTTTGCTTGGAAGCACAACTTAGTGAATAAATTCACTGTGCTTTATTCTGGTAATATGGGTCGGTGTCATGATATAGATACCTTTTTAAAGGCTGCTATAGAATTGCAAAATGAGCCAGTGCAGTTTGTGTGTATTGGTGGGGGAGCCAAACGTGAGGAATTAATTGCACAAGTCAATGAATTAGGGCTAAATAATTTTACATTTTTGCCTTATCAAGATAAAAAAGATTTGCCCTATTCTCTCACCTCTGGCGATTTGTCTTTAGTGAGTATTAACCCATCCAGTGAAAGTTTAGTTTTACCTAGCAAACTTTACTCAGCATTAGCAAGCGGAAGACCATTGGCAGTAGTTTGTTCGCCCAACTCCAGTTTAAGAGAACTAATTGAGGAAGCCAAGTGTGGCGCTGCATTTGACCATGGTGATGGTCATGGACTGGCTGAATTTATCCTTTTGCTTCAGCGTAACCAACAAATACGGAAGCAGATGGGTAAAGCAGCTCGTCAGTATCTACAATCAAACTTTACGCCTAAAATAATTGCTCAACAATATCTTGATGTTTTGCGTCAGGCGTTGACGATGAAAAAGATTTAA
- a CDS encoding polysaccharide pyruvyl transferase family protein: MNLLYVGDNRNRSNWGCRATSIALRQLLDNEFNVSQVIYGNYIAFDIKAGLGENITYNHNRFYKRYYRRITNLLFKKQTFFQTRVNFSENSNDYLTLDFNKNLHEFLKYQGKNENVDFIHNAVLGCDAIVVNGEGSFIFSNPPRRDTLFFLLLADLAKHFGKKIYFVNGMISDCPRTGKNEIIFEYTTQKFIESSFVSVRDKESFNYLKSANLDLNCKYIPDALFSWFRYFRDNQYPKIINGDFLIPFPEQESYFGKLDLSKPYICVGGSSLAAWDKEKAIPRYIELVNTLKNIGINIVLVQSCGGDGFLRQVGLSTNIPIVPVETPILLAATVLANAQLFISGRYHPSIMASLGGTPCIFLGSNSHKTRSLQDVLEYQNVVEFSAYPPLQECQEILKMAQEILEEGEERRNKITTVVKKLALEAEILTNFIK, from the coding sequence ATGAATTTACTTTATGTTGGAGATAATAGAAATAGATCAAATTGGGGTTGTAGAGCTACCTCTATTGCCTTAAGACAATTATTAGATAATGAGTTTAATGTTAGTCAAGTTATCTATGGTAACTATATAGCTTTTGATATTAAAGCTGGACTAGGAGAAAATATAACTTATAATCATAACAGGTTTTATAAAAGATACTATCGTAGAATAACTAATTTGTTGTTTAAAAAACAAACATTTTTTCAAACAAGAGTTAATTTTAGTGAGAACAGCAATGATTACTTAACGCTTGATTTTAACAAGAATTTACATGAATTTCTTAAATATCAAGGAAAAAATGAAAATGTTGATTTCATACATAATGCAGTTTTAGGCTGTGATGCTATTGTTGTTAATGGAGAAGGTTCATTCATATTTTCAAATCCGCCAAGAAGAGATACACTATTTTTTCTATTATTAGCTGATTTGGCTAAACATTTTGGAAAAAAAATATATTTCGTCAACGGAATGATTTCTGACTGCCCTAGAACTGGGAAAAATGAAATAATTTTTGAATATACAACTCAAAAATTTATTGAGTCTAGTTTTGTATCAGTGAGAGATAAAGAATCTTTTAATTATTTAAAATCAGCTAATTTAGACCTTAACTGCAAGTATATTCCTGATGCTTTATTCAGTTGGTTTCGATATTTTCGTGATAATCAATATCCTAAAATTATTAACGGCGATTTCCTAATACCTTTTCCTGAGCAAGAGTCATACTTTGGTAAATTAGATTTATCCAAACCTTATATTTGCGTTGGAGGAAGTTCTTTAGCTGCTTGGGATAAAGAAAAAGCTATTCCAAGATATATAGAATTGGTCAATACTCTAAAAAATATTGGAATTAATATTGTTTTAGTCCAAAGTTGTGGCGGTGATGGATTCTTACGACAAGTTGGATTGAGTACAAATATTCCCATAGTACCTGTAGAAACTCCTATTTTACTGGCGGCAACAGTTTTGGCTAATGCCCAACTATTTATATCTGGGCGCTATCATCCATCTATTATGGCTTCTTTGGGAGGAACTCCTTGTATATTTCTAGGTTCTAATTCACATAAGACTAGAAGCTTACAAGACGTTCTTGAATATCAGAATGTAGTAGAGTTCTCTGCTTATCCACCTTTACAAGAGTGTCAAGAGATTCTTAAAATGGCTCAAGAAATTCTGGAAGAAGGTGAAGAAAGAAGAAATAAAATTACAACAGTAGTTAAGAAACTTGCACTAGAGGCTGAAATTTTAACTAATTTTATTAAGTGA